Proteins co-encoded in one Azospirillum brasilense genomic window:
- a CDS encoding ABC transporter permease, which produces MELFQTILDILVSAAFWTAVLRIATPYILGTLGELLCERAGVLNLGIEGIMTMGAMAGWMAVYQGADLWTGVLVAALCGGLMGLLHATLTVPLGLSQHVAGIGVTLLGTSLSYFVYRLVLPQASTPPTIEPFQPLDLPGALAQTPMTYMALILVAVVAYVLYRTPVGLAVRMVGENPAAAEAQGLSVTAVRVGAVVAGSALMALAGAFLTLSAFNAFFFNMVNGRGWICIALVVFASWRPGKALLGAVLFAAFDALQLRLQQVAGGVLPYQLFLMMPYLLSILALVLVARRASYPRALMIPYRKGER; this is translated from the coding sequence ATGGAGCTGTTCCAAACGATCCTCGACATCCTGGTCTCCGCCGCCTTCTGGACGGCGGTGCTGCGCATCGCCACTCCCTACATCCTGGGCACGCTGGGCGAGCTGCTGTGCGAGCGGGCGGGCGTGCTGAACCTCGGCATCGAGGGCATCATGACGATGGGCGCCATGGCCGGCTGGATGGCCGTCTACCAGGGCGCCGACCTGTGGACCGGCGTGCTGGTGGCGGCGCTGTGCGGCGGGCTGATGGGTCTGCTGCACGCCACCCTGACGGTGCCGCTGGGCCTGTCGCAGCATGTGGCGGGCATCGGCGTCACGCTGCTCGGCACCAGCCTGTCCTACTTCGTCTACCGCCTCGTCCTGCCGCAGGCGAGCACCCCGCCGACCATCGAGCCGTTCCAGCCGCTGGACCTGCCCGGCGCGCTGGCCCAGACGCCGATGACCTACATGGCGCTGATCCTGGTGGCCGTGGTCGCCTACGTCCTCTACCGCACGCCGGTCGGGCTGGCGGTGCGCATGGTCGGCGAGAATCCGGCGGCGGCGGAGGCCCAGGGCCTGAGCGTCACCGCGGTGCGCGTCGGCGCGGTGGTGGCGGGAAGCGCGCTGATGGCGCTGGCCGGGGCCTTCCTCACCCTGTCGGCCTTCAACGCCTTCTTCTTCAACATGGTCAACGGGCGCGGCTGGATCTGCATCGCGCTGGTCGTCTTCGCCTCCTGGCGGCCCGGCAAGGCGCTGCTGGGCGCGGTGCTGTTCGCCGCCTTCGACGCGCTGCAATTGCGGCTTCAGCAGGTGGCGGGGGGCGTTCTGCCCTACCAGCTGTTCCTGATGATGCCCTACCTGTTGAGCATCCTGGCGCTGGTGCTGGTGGCGCGCCGCGCCTCCTACCCGCGGGCGCTGATGATCCCGTACCGCAAAGGAGAACGCTGA
- a CDS encoding PAS domain-containing protein, with protein sequence MSATVDFAQLVMAAGDAIVVSDAQGAITLWNPAAERMFGFAGGEALGQSLDIIIPERQRQRHWDGYANTMRTGQTRYGSEVLRVPALHKDGHALSIAFTVALLTAPDGTVTGIVAIIRDESSRWAEERKLRRRLSELESASQ encoded by the coding sequence ATGAGCGCAACAGTCGATTTCGCACAGCTTGTCATGGCCGCCGGGGACGCGATCGTCGTGTCCGACGCGCAAGGCGCCATTACTCTGTGGAATCCGGCGGCCGAACGGATGTTCGGCTTCGCGGGGGGCGAAGCGCTGGGGCAATCGCTCGACATCATCATTCCGGAACGCCAGCGCCAGCGCCATTGGGACGGCTACGCCAACACCATGCGCACGGGCCAAACGCGCTACGGCAGCGAGGTGCTGCGCGTCCCGGCCCTGCACAAGGACGGGCACGCCCTGTCCATCGCCTTCACGGTCGCCCTGCTGACCGCGCCGGACGGCACGGTGACCGGAATCGTCGCCATCATCCGCGACGAGAGCAGCCGCTGGGCCGAGGAGCGCAAGCTCCGCCGACGCCTGTCGGAGTTGGAGTCCGCAAGTCAGTAA
- a CDS encoding amidohydrolase family protein, translated as MFDLILRRATLPDGRTGMDIGVREGRIAAVEKDLPGPAGEEIDATGRLVTPPFVDSHFHMDSTLSYGLPRVNRSGTLLEGIALWGELKPQLVQDAIVERALAYCDWAVARGLLAIRSHVDICDPRLLAVESLLEVKRRVAPYLDLQLVAFPQDGVLRAPGALDLLKRALDMGVDVVGGIPHFERTMADGAASVKLLCEIAAERGLLVDMHCDESDDPLSRHVETLAYETQRLGMQERVTGSHLTSMHSMDNYYVSKLIPLMVEANLGVIANPLINITLQGRHDTYPKRRGMTRVPELMGAGLTVALGHDCVMDPWYPLGSGDMLEVAHMGLHVGQMTGYDGMLACFRAVTEAPAKLLHLDGYGLEVGCHADLVVLQAADPVEAIRTRATRLFVLRRGAVVSRCAPVEARLALPGRPESVSFTLPTVRAT; from the coding sequence ATGTTCGATCTGATCCTGCGCCGCGCCACGCTGCCCGACGGCCGCACCGGCATGGACATCGGCGTCCGCGAGGGCCGCATCGCCGCGGTGGAGAAGGACCTGCCCGGCCCCGCAGGGGAGGAGATCGACGCCACGGGCCGGCTGGTCACGCCGCCCTTTGTCGATTCGCACTTCCACATGGACTCCACGCTCAGCTACGGCCTGCCGCGGGTCAACCGCTCCGGCACGCTGCTGGAGGGCATCGCGCTGTGGGGGGAGCTGAAGCCGCAGCTTGTCCAGGACGCCATCGTCGAGCGGGCGCTGGCCTATTGCGACTGGGCGGTGGCGCGCGGCCTGCTGGCGATCCGCAGCCATGTGGACATCTGCGACCCGCGCCTGCTGGCCGTGGAATCGCTGCTGGAGGTGAAGCGGCGGGTCGCCCCCTACCTCGACCTGCAGCTCGTCGCCTTCCCGCAGGACGGCGTCCTGCGCGCTCCCGGCGCGCTGGACCTGCTGAAGCGCGCCCTCGACATGGGCGTGGACGTGGTCGGCGGCATCCCGCATTTCGAGCGGACGATGGCCGACGGCGCGGCCTCTGTGAAGCTGCTCTGCGAGATCGCGGCGGAGCGCGGGCTGCTGGTCGACATGCATTGCGACGAGTCGGACGACCCGCTGTCCCGCCATGTCGAGACGCTGGCCTACGAGACGCAGCGGCTGGGGATGCAGGAGCGGGTGACCGGCTCGCACCTCACCTCTATGCATTCCATGGACAACTACTACGTCTCCAAGCTGATCCCGCTGATGGTCGAGGCGAATCTCGGCGTCATCGCCAACCCGCTCATCAACATCACGCTCCAGGGGCGCCACGACACCTACCCCAAGCGCCGCGGCATGACCCGCGTGCCGGAGCTGATGGGCGCCGGCCTGACCGTCGCGCTGGGTCACGACTGCGTGATGGACCCCTGGTATCCGCTCGGCTCCGGCGACATGCTGGAGGTGGCGCACATGGGCCTTCATGTCGGGCAGATGACCGGCTATGACGGGATGCTCGCCTGCTTCCGCGCGGTGACCGAGGCTCCGGCCAAGCTGCTGCACCTCGACGGCTACGGTCTGGAGGTGGGTTGCCACGCCGATCTGGTCGTGCTCCAGGCCGCCGATCCGGTGGAAGCGATCCGCACCCGCGCCACCCGCCTGTTCGTCCTGCGCCGCGGCGCCGTGGTCAGCCGCTGCGCCCCGGTGGAGGCACGCCTCGCCCTGCCCGGCCGTCCGGAGTCGGTGTCCTTCACCCTGCCCACGGTGCGGGCGACGTAA
- a CDS encoding ABC transporter permease — protein MRLEPREHTPLAARLLAPVAAVAAALALCALLVAWTGAPVLRAYGLLLEGAAGSRFALTETLTRATPLILTGLAAAVAFRAKLWNIGAEGQLYMGALAAVVLGGGVLDLPVWLLLPTVMIAGAAAGGATLLGPAVLKVRFGVDEVVTTLLLNFIVLLLVSMLLEGALKDPMGMGWPQSAPVVEAAELPKLVERTRLHTGLLVALGLSALLWLIDTRTIWGYENRAVGANPRAAAFAGMPVTRVMLRTALLSGGLAGLAGVIEVCGLKGYLTLDLSPGFGYSGIVVAMLAQLHPVGVVGAAVFIAGIFVGADAMSRAMPVPNYIADVLVATSLLCMLVAGLLTRYRLRRG, from the coding sequence ATGCGGCTTGAACCGCGAGAGCATACCCCGCTGGCCGCCCGCCTGCTGGCGCCCGTGGCGGCGGTGGCGGCGGCGCTGGCGCTCTGCGCGCTGCTGGTCGCCTGGACCGGCGCACCGGTGCTGCGCGCCTACGGCCTGCTGCTGGAGGGGGCCGCCGGCTCCCGCTTCGCCCTGACCGAAACGCTGACCCGCGCCACCCCGCTGATCCTCACCGGCCTCGCCGCCGCCGTCGCCTTCCGCGCCAAGCTGTGGAACATCGGGGCGGAGGGGCAGCTTTATATGGGCGCGCTTGCCGCCGTCGTGCTGGGCGGTGGGGTGCTCGATCTGCCGGTCTGGCTGCTGCTGCCGACCGTGATGATCGCCGGGGCCGCCGCCGGCGGCGCCACGCTGCTCGGCCCCGCCGTGCTGAAGGTGCGCTTCGGCGTGGACGAGGTGGTGACCACGCTGCTGCTGAACTTCATCGTCCTGCTGCTCGTCTCCATGCTGCTGGAGGGCGCGCTGAAGGACCCCATGGGCATGGGCTGGCCGCAGTCCGCCCCCGTCGTCGAGGCCGCCGAGCTGCCCAAGCTGGTGGAGCGCACGCGGCTGCACACCGGCCTGCTGGTCGCGCTGGGCCTGTCGGCCCTGCTCTGGCTGATCGACACCCGGACCATCTGGGGCTACGAGAACCGGGCGGTCGGCGCCAACCCGCGCGCCGCGGCCTTCGCCGGCATGCCGGTGACCCGCGTCATGCTGCGCACCGCCCTGCTGTCCGGCGGGCTGGCCGGTCTGGCCGGGGTGATCGAGGTCTGCGGGCTGAAGGGCTACCTGACGCTCGACCTGTCGCCGGGCTTCGGCTACAGCGGCATCGTCGTCGCCATGCTGGCGCAGCTGCACCCGGTGGGCGTGGTCGGAGCCGCGGTCTTCATCGCCGGCATCTTCGTCGGCGCCGACGCCATGAGCCGCGCCATGCCGGTGCCCAACTACATCGCCGACGTGCTCGTCGCCACCAGCCTGCTGTGCATGCTGGTCGCCGGGCTGCTGACGCGCTACCGGCTGCGGCGGGGGTGA
- the frc gene encoding formyl-CoA transferase — MSKPLEGIKIIDFTHVQAGPACTQLLAWYGADVIKVERPGSGDVTRNQLRDIPDADALYFTMLNSNKRSLTLDTKTPQGKEILEKLIKESDVLVENFGPGALDRMGFTWERINELNPGMIVASVKGFSDGHHYEDLKVYENVAQCAGGAASTTGFWDGPPTVSAAALGDSNTGMHLAIGILTALMGRSKTGKGQKVAVSMQDSVINLCRVKLRDQQRLDRVGYLEEYPQYPHGEFSDVVPRGGNAGGGGQPGWVLKCKGAETDPNAYIYFTIQGHAWAPICKALGKPEWIDDPAYNTAQARQDKIFDIFAFIEGWLADKTKYEAVDILRKFDIPCAPVLTMKEIADCPSLRKSGTIVEVDHKARGKYLTVGSPIKFSDMTVEVTGSPLLGEHSDEVLASLGYTQEQIAELHANKVV, encoded by the coding sequence ATGAGCAAGCCGCTCGAAGGAATCAAGATCATCGACTTCACCCACGTTCAGGCCGGCCCCGCCTGCACGCAGCTCCTCGCCTGGTACGGCGCGGACGTCATCAAGGTGGAGCGGCCGGGTTCCGGCGACGTCACCCGCAACCAGCTCCGTGACATTCCCGACGCGGACGCGCTCTACTTCACGATGCTGAACAGCAACAAGCGCTCGCTGACGCTGGACACCAAGACCCCGCAGGGCAAGGAAATCCTTGAGAAGCTGATCAAGGAGTCCGACGTCCTCGTGGAGAACTTCGGGCCGGGCGCGCTCGACCGCATGGGCTTCACCTGGGAGCGCATCAACGAGCTGAACCCGGGCATGATCGTCGCCTCGGTGAAGGGCTTCAGCGACGGCCACCATTACGAGGACCTGAAGGTCTACGAGAACGTCGCCCAGTGCGCCGGCGGTGCGGCTTCGACCACCGGTTTCTGGGATGGCCCGCCGACCGTCAGCGCCGCCGCTCTCGGCGACAGCAACACCGGCATGCACCTCGCCATCGGCATCCTGACCGCCCTCATGGGCCGTTCGAAGACCGGCAAGGGCCAGAAGGTCGCCGTGTCGATGCAGGACTCGGTCATCAACCTCTGCCGCGTCAAGCTGCGCGATCAGCAGCGCCTCGACCGCGTCGGCTACCTGGAAGAGTACCCGCAGTACCCGCACGGCGAGTTCTCCGACGTGGTTCCGCGTGGCGGCAACGCCGGCGGCGGTGGTCAGCCGGGCTGGGTCCTGAAGTGCAAGGGCGCCGAGACCGATCCGAACGCCTACATCTACTTCACCATCCAGGGCCATGCCTGGGCGCCGATTTGTAAGGCCCTTGGCAAGCCGGAGTGGATCGACGATCCGGCCTACAACACCGCTCAGGCGCGTCAGGACAAGATCTTCGACATCTTCGCCTTCATCGAAGGCTGGCTGGCCGACAAGACGAAGTACGAGGCGGTCGACATCCTGCGCAAGTTCGACATCCCGTGCGCGCCGGTGCTGACCATGAAGGAGATCGCCGATTGCCCGTCGCTCCGCAAGAGCGGCACGATCGTCGAGGTCGATCACAAGGCCCGCGGCAAGTACCTGACCGTCGGCAGCCCGATCAAGTTCTCCGACATGACCGTCGAAGTGACCGGATCGCCGCTGCTCGGCGAGCACTCCGACGAGGTTCTGGCCAGCCTCGGCTACACCCAGGAGCAGATCGCCGAGTTGCACGCCAACAAGGTTGTCTGA